One window of Salmo salar chromosome ssa11, Ssal_v3.1, whole genome shotgun sequence genomic DNA carries:
- the LOC106562157 gene encoding IST1 homolog isoform X3: MLAIMLGGGFKAERLRVNLRLVINRLKLLEKKKTELAQKARKEIADYLSTGKDERARIRVEHIIREDYLVEAMEILELYCDLLLARFGLIQSMKELDPGLQEAVSTLIWAAPRLQSEVNELKIVSDQLCAKYSKEYGKLCRTNQIGTVNDRLMHKLSVEAPPKILVERYLIEIAKNYNVPYESDAMVRPEVCTGEEADLIDVDSDFKKPGGGGGGGFTAGAMPMPMGPPSAFSYPTPKGAMPGPIGFNGPSVGTYDAFNNFQPPMRGPPPELPSCPPTYQSVSGPGPSSQIYDNALPELPSVPDTLPTSSFGVGRNTASSDDIDFDDLSRRFEDLKKKT, from the exons ATG CTGGCCATCATGCTCGGTGGAGGATTCAAAGCAGAAAGACTCCGGGTCAATCTCCGACTGGTGATCAATCGCCTGAAGCTCTTGGAGAAAAAGAAAA CTGAGCTAGCTCAGAAGGCGCGGAAGGAGATTGCAGACTACCTGTCAACAGGGAAGGATGAGCGAGCACGGATCCGTGTGGAGCACATCATCAGAGAGGACTACTTGGTAGAGGCCATGGAGATCCTAGAACTGTACTGTGACCTGCTGCTGGCTCGCTTTGGCCTCATCCAGTCCATGAA GGAGCTGGACCCTGGCCTGCAGGAGGCGGTGTCCACTCTCATCTGGGCAGCCCCACGTCTGCAGTCTGAGGTCAACGAGCTCAAAATT GTGTCTGATCAGCTGTGTGCCAAATACAGCAAGGAGTATGGCAAGCTCTGTAGGACAAACCAAATTGGGACTGTCAATGACAGG CTCATGCACAAACTGAGTGTAGAGGCTCCTCCTAAGATCCTGGTGGAGCGCTACCTCATTGAGATTGCCAAGAACTACAACGTTCCCTACGAGTCAGACGCCATGGTCAGA ccaGAGGTGTGTACAGGTGAGGAGGCTGACCTCATAGACGTGGACTCTGACTTCAAGAAGCcaggcggcggtggtggtggtggcttcaCCGCTGGAGCCATGCCTATGCCCATGGGCCCCCCATCGGCGTTCAGCTACCCAACACCCAAAGGAGCC ATGCCCGGCCCCATAGGGTTCAACGGCCCCTCTGTTGGCACATATGATGCCTTTAACAACTTCCAGCCTCCGATGAGAGGGCCGCCCCCTGAGCTGCCGAGCTGCCCCCCTACCTACCAGTCT GTCTCTG GCCCGGGGCCTTCATCCCAGATCTACGATAACGCCCTCCCTGAGCTTCCCTCAGTTCCCGACACGCTTCCCACTTCCTCCTTTGGAGTTGGACGAAACACTGCGAGCTCTGATGACATCGACTTTGATGACCTGTCACGACGCTTTGAGGATCTGAAGAAGAAGACCTAG
- the LOC106562157 gene encoding IST1 homolog isoform X2: MLGGGFKAERLRVNLRLVINRLKLLEKKKTELAQKARKEIADYLSTGKDERARIRVEHIIREDYLVEAMEILELYCDLLLARFGLIQSMKELDPGLQEAVSTLIWAAPRLQSEVNELKIVSDQLCAKYSKEYGKLCRTNQIGTVNDRLMHKLSVEAPPKILVERYLIEIAKNYNVPYESDAMVRPEVCTGEEADLIDVDSDFKKPGGGGGGGFTAGAMPMPMGPPSAFSYPTPKGAMPGPIGFNGPSVGTYDAFNNFQPPMRGPPPELPSCPPTYQSIDELSIKPSDRSQVSGPGPSSQIYDNALPELPSVPDTLPTSSFGVGRNTASSDDIDFDDLSRRFEDLKKKT; the protein is encoded by the exons ATGCTCGGTGGAGGATTCAAAGCAGAAAGACTCCGGGTCAATCTCCGACTGGTGATCAATCGCCTGAAGCTCTTGGAGAAAAAGAAAA CTGAGCTAGCTCAGAAGGCGCGGAAGGAGATTGCAGACTACCTGTCAACAGGGAAGGATGAGCGAGCACGGATCCGTGTGGAGCACATCATCAGAGAGGACTACTTGGTAGAGGCCATGGAGATCCTAGAACTGTACTGTGACCTGCTGCTGGCTCGCTTTGGCCTCATCCAGTCCATGAA GGAGCTGGACCCTGGCCTGCAGGAGGCGGTGTCCACTCTCATCTGGGCAGCCCCACGTCTGCAGTCTGAGGTCAACGAGCTCAAAATT GTGTCTGATCAGCTGTGTGCCAAATACAGCAAGGAGTATGGCAAGCTCTGTAGGACAAACCAAATTGGGACTGTCAATGACAGG CTCATGCACAAACTGAGTGTAGAGGCTCCTCCTAAGATCCTGGTGGAGCGCTACCTCATTGAGATTGCCAAGAACTACAACGTTCCCTACGAGTCAGACGCCATGGTCAGA ccaGAGGTGTGTACAGGTGAGGAGGCTGACCTCATAGACGTGGACTCTGACTTCAAGAAGCcaggcggcggtggtggtggtggcttcaCCGCTGGAGCCATGCCTATGCCCATGGGCCCCCCATCGGCGTTCAGCTACCCAACACCCAAAGGAGCC ATGCCCGGCCCCATAGGGTTCAACGGCCCCTCTGTTGGCACATATGATGCCTTTAACAACTTCCAGCCTCCGATGAGAGGGCCGCCCCCTGAGCTGCCGAGCTGCCCCCCTACCTACCAGTCT ATTGATGAGCTGTCTATTAAACCTTCTGATCGATCCCAGGTCTCTG GCCCGGGGCCTTCATCCCAGATCTACGATAACGCCCTCCCTGAGCTTCCCTCAGTTCCCGACACGCTTCCCACTTCCTCCTTTGGAGTTGGACGAAACACTGCGAGCTCTGATGACATCGACTTTGATGACCTGTCACGACGCTTTGAGGATCTGAAGAAGAAGACCTAG
- the LOC106562175 gene encoding polycystic kidney disease protein 1-like 2, with translation MTTLEGTPPGDNKQFPECNVTFPPTRYLNKVTIQDLQRQKVWHFLSSSWLSSDRGEGLTKKTLNAAKKNEIRSFRNIFQTRTSTGFRDQHIWVSIVDPPWRSPFTRAQRVSCCMSLLLCTMAINIAFWKIPKNQQSPVIFTIGSLKVTWEEIMVGVESGLLMFPINILIITIFRSIKSRVVQPKEKSHDMQGLKPLAVTMPTILKAIQYLIGYSNH, from the exons ATGACAACTCTGGAGGGCACCCCTCCTG GGGATAATAAGCAGTTTCCTGAGTGTAACGTCACGTTTCCTCCCACCAGGTATCTCAACAAGGTGACGATCCAAGACCTGCAGAGACAGAAGGTTTGGCACTTCCTGTCCTCATCATGGCTGAGCTCCGACAGGGGGGAGGGGCTGACCAAGAAGACCCTCAATGCTGCCAAGAAGAATGAGATCAGAAGCTTTAG AAATATTTTCCAGACCAGGACGTCGACAGGCTTTAGAGATCAGCACATCTGGGTGTCCATTGTAGACCCTCCCTGGCGTAGCCCGTTCACCCGAGCACAGAGGGTGTCCTGCTGCATGAGCCTCCTGCTCTGCACCATGGCCATCAACATCGCCTTCTGGAAGATCCCCAAAAACCAGCAGTCTCCTGTCATCTTCACCATTG GTTCGCTGAAGGTcacttgggaggagatcatggTGGGGGTGGAAAGCGGTTTGCTCATGTTCCCCATCAACATCCTCATCATCACCATATTCCGCAGTATCAAGTCACGAGTCGTCCAACCAAAGGAGAAGAGCCACGATATGCAGGGCCTGAAACCCCTCGCTGTTACCATGCCAACCATTCTTAAG GCCATACAATATCTTATTGGTTATAGCAACCATTAa
- the LOC106562157 gene encoding IST1 homolog isoform X1 has product MLAIMLGGGFKAERLRVNLRLVINRLKLLEKKKTELAQKARKEIADYLSTGKDERARIRVEHIIREDYLVEAMEILELYCDLLLARFGLIQSMKELDPGLQEAVSTLIWAAPRLQSEVNELKIVSDQLCAKYSKEYGKLCRTNQIGTVNDRLMHKLSVEAPPKILVERYLIEIAKNYNVPYESDAMVRPEVCTGEEADLIDVDSDFKKPGGGGGGGFTAGAMPMPMGPPSAFSYPTPKGAMPGPIGFNGPSVGTYDAFNNFQPPMRGPPPELPSCPPTYQSIDELSIKPSDRSQVSGPGPSSQIYDNALPELPSVPDTLPTSSFGVGRNTASSDDIDFDDLSRRFEDLKKKT; this is encoded by the exons ATG CTGGCCATCATGCTCGGTGGAGGATTCAAAGCAGAAAGACTCCGGGTCAATCTCCGACTGGTGATCAATCGCCTGAAGCTCTTGGAGAAAAAGAAAA CTGAGCTAGCTCAGAAGGCGCGGAAGGAGATTGCAGACTACCTGTCAACAGGGAAGGATGAGCGAGCACGGATCCGTGTGGAGCACATCATCAGAGAGGACTACTTGGTAGAGGCCATGGAGATCCTAGAACTGTACTGTGACCTGCTGCTGGCTCGCTTTGGCCTCATCCAGTCCATGAA GGAGCTGGACCCTGGCCTGCAGGAGGCGGTGTCCACTCTCATCTGGGCAGCCCCACGTCTGCAGTCTGAGGTCAACGAGCTCAAAATT GTGTCTGATCAGCTGTGTGCCAAATACAGCAAGGAGTATGGCAAGCTCTGTAGGACAAACCAAATTGGGACTGTCAATGACAGG CTCATGCACAAACTGAGTGTAGAGGCTCCTCCTAAGATCCTGGTGGAGCGCTACCTCATTGAGATTGCCAAGAACTACAACGTTCCCTACGAGTCAGACGCCATGGTCAGA ccaGAGGTGTGTACAGGTGAGGAGGCTGACCTCATAGACGTGGACTCTGACTTCAAGAAGCcaggcggcggtggtggtggtggcttcaCCGCTGGAGCCATGCCTATGCCCATGGGCCCCCCATCGGCGTTCAGCTACCCAACACCCAAAGGAGCC ATGCCCGGCCCCATAGGGTTCAACGGCCCCTCTGTTGGCACATATGATGCCTTTAACAACTTCCAGCCTCCGATGAGAGGGCCGCCCCCTGAGCTGCCGAGCTGCCCCCCTACCTACCAGTCT ATTGATGAGCTGTCTATTAAACCTTCTGATCGATCCCAGGTCTCTG GCCCGGGGCCTTCATCCCAGATCTACGATAACGCCCTCCCTGAGCTTCCCTCAGTTCCCGACACGCTTCCCACTTCCTCCTTTGGAGTTGGACGAAACACTGCGAGCTCTGATGACATCGACTTTGATGACCTGTCACGACGCTTTGAGGATCTGAAGAAGAAGACCTAG